In the Dolichospermum flos-aquae CCAP 1403/13F genome, GGATTCTCGGCTCTACATTCTTTTCTGGAGATGTCTAATTAATTTTGTAGTTTTATTTTCGCCATTTTATAAACCCATTTTGGAACTTCTTTCTATCTGTGGCAGGGAGCAACGCGAAAAAGTGTGTCCGGCTTTAATTCTCAATTACACCGCTAAATTCTCAACAAACCTGGGTATTTTTGTGGTAAGCACATTTCAAAATAGAGTATTTACATCGCCAATTTCAGCCTACCACTTTTTCGCATTGCACCCACGCTATTTTAGGTAATTACTAGAAATTGAAAAAACCTGTCCATCTCATTTATAGTTTACTTTTTTCGGTTATCTTTGGATTTTTGAGGGCTAAAGCTGTAAACCATTACTATTTTCACGATATCAAAATAAGCAAGCTGATTATCTTTATTCACAATTGCTAAGGGTATTAGTCCCAAAACTAAGATTAGCAAAAGTTGTAATAATATTTCACCTCTGATGCCATTGCCATTATCTGACATGATATGACCTCCTGTAATTGAAAACCTTTGGCTAAGTGGAAAGAAACTACGGTTAATATCTCAATCTCAGGCAGATAAGTTGAACTAACTCCAAGACTCCCAAATCATGGTGATTGCTAACAAGCAAAATAGCAGAACAGCAAACCGCAAAAAATAGATAAAAACATCAAAAGATAGCAAAACTTTAGTGATTGAGGATGCACCGCAAATATAAAACACAACAACAGCGATCGCAAAACCGAATATAGTTAACATCAGATACTTAAATCCCTTTCCAGTCAAAATTAACAGCAGACTTTGGTTATCTTTGTCATTAGTTTTCATAGTTTTCTCCTGTTTTTTAGATAAGAGTTGAACAGAAATCTTTTCATCCTGTCTATTGCTGTTCATAAAATTGTCTACGGGATAGAAAAACCTAAATAAAATCCGGCGTGCAAATATACATCACCAGCTTGTAAACTTCCCATTTATCAAAAGCCAAATGTCCTGAGAAAATTAGATATTTAATTGTGTAAAGAATTTCATTAAGCTATCAGTATTCTTAACCTGTAAATAGCTATAACGTCTCGTATTATTTTTGATTGTGCGAATGCCTACAATCTATCCAGGTGTCAATAATGTAATCGTGTAATTGCTGAATTTCTAAAAGCTGTTGTGGACTTAATGTATAACGGTGGCTAATATGACCACTTAGTTCTACTATGGCTTCGTATTTCCCCTTTTTACTAGAGATAGTTAATTGTCCGTGTTGAGTTTCTGACAAAGTTTCAATCAGCAGAATAATTAAGTGAGCAAAGACTGATGGTAACTCTACTACATATGCCTGTTTAGATTTGGCTAAAATTTCTGGGGATTGTTCTCCTATCTTCAAAATACCTTTGATAGCGTTAGAACTCCTAATAAAGTCTACTAGTCCTAGTCTTGAAGAATTCTGCATATTAGTTGCCCCCTAATATTGGCTATTTGACTTGAGACTTATCTGTATACCTCACATAGAGGTATCTATATATAGGATAATCACACCTACAGTAAAAATGCAAGGTATTTATAAAGTTTTTTCTAGAAAATCTTGACTATGTAAATTTATGTATACTTTTTCGGGAAAATATATCTCACATAAATATAAATAAGTTATAGTTGGGGATAGTGTTAAAATCCTTAAATATAATTCCATAATTCCTAAACCTTACAGGAATCAGTAACCCAGCTATAAGGGTACTGAGCTTGCAATGGTAATCAAGCAAGCTGTGCTGACCAGACCACTTCCCTTCCCTTCTCCGCTGCTTGCCTTCACCCGTCATTTTTAGATTGACAGACTACTAGTGCCTGACTGGTGAGCCATCCCTCTCAGGTCTAAGGACACTGAGCTTCCCAGTTACCGCGATGTCTTATAAATATAGGACTCCTAAATGATTCCTGATGGCCTGCGTGGCGTAGCCATAAAATATCAAGTAGTGTAGGGTGGACAAGGTTAAAAACTGTTACATAACAATCTTTTTAGAGTCAATATTCATGCTATAAAAAAATCTCACATACTAATAACTAATATATAATATGGAGCTTAGATAATATGAAGATTGTAGATAATATACCTCAGATTCCTGATGATTTCATTATAGAAGTGGCTAACAAACACAATGTTAGCAAAACCGAGCTAGAGGCATTACTTTTAGCATTAAAAAATTACGCTGGTGCAGAAATTGCCCAGAAACTTAATATTTCTCAACCGGCGGTGAGAAAAAGATTAGGAGAAAGTTATCGTAAATTAGGTATAGAAGGGAGCGGTAATAAAAAAATTTATAACTTGAAACAGAAATTATTTACTCAGTATCAAGGTACTCAAGAAAATGTCCTTACCTCAACAGAAGATTGGGGTGAAGCCGTTGATGTAGAAGGTTTTCGGGGTCGAAATGAAGAAATCTTAGAGTTAGAAGAATGGATAGTTGGTAATGATACCATGCGGTGTCGTTTAGTGGCAGTGCTGGGAATGGGTGGAATTGGTAAGACTGTGATAGCAGCTAAAGTTGCCAAACAAGTTCAGCCAAAGTTTGATTATTTGATTTGGCGATCGCTCCGCAATGCACCACCGTTAGAGGAAATTCTCAGTCAACTTTTAGGATTTTTACCCTCTAATCATACTGAAAATTTCTTAGCAATTAGTGAAAACAATAAAATACTTTTACTAATTGATATTTTAAGAAAACATAAATGCCTAATTATTTTAGATAATGTGGAATCGGTGCTACGTAGTAGTGAAGGCAAAACTCAGGGATGGGCTGGTGAATATGAACCAGGGTATGAAAACTATGGCTACTTTTTTAAAAAGATAGCAGAAGCATCACATGATAGTTGTTTATTAATCACTAGTCGTGAAAAGCCAAAAGAAGTAGCTGCACTAGAAGGTAAAAATCTGCCTGTAAAAGTGTTACAGTTAAATAGCCTCAAATTAGCAGAAGCCAGAGAAATTTTGCTAGATAAAGGTTGCACTTGTGATGATGAAAAACTACAAGAATTAGTCAACAGATATTCTGGTAATCCTTTAGCTTTAAAAATAGTTGCCACTACAGTTTATGATTTATTCAGCAATAATATTGCTGAATTTTTAAAAGAAATGAAGGAAGCAAGTGCTGCTTATGGAGATATTCGCACGCTTTTAGATACACAGTTTAACCGTCTATCAGAATTAGAACAACACGTAATGTATCGTCTAGCATTACGTCGTGAATATATCTCATTGACAGACATAAAAAGCGATGTAAAAAATAATGTAAAAACACCAGATGCAGAATCTAAAATACTAGAAATTATTGAATCATTGTTACGGCGATCGCTAATTGAAAAAGAAGCAAATACTAGTAGATTTGGGCAGCAGTCTGTGGTGATGGAATATATTAATGACCGCTACATTGAACAGGCAACTTATGACATTTCTGACATTAATGAAAAAAAAAACTGGAGTTTATTAATGCCCACCCCTTAATCCAGGCAAGATCACTTGATTATATCCGGCAAATACAAGAACGACTGATACTAAAACCAGTTAAGCAAAGACTTATTAAAGCTTTTGGTACAGCCACACAACTAGAATCTCATTTACGGCAATTGATCAGGAATTTACAGCAGAAATCACCGCCAACTCAAGGTTATGCAGTTGGCAACTTAATTAATCTACTACGACAACTTCAGATATATAAATCCCAAAGTAATTCCCAAATTGATTTAAGTGGACGCGATTTTTCCGGTTTGACCATCTGGCAAGCTTATCTCAAAGATGTGGACTTAAAAAACACCAGCTTTGCCAATGCTGATTTAACTGGTTCTGTATTTAGGGAAACAATGTCTAGTATTGTTTCTGTGAAATTTAGTCCTGATGGTAAAAAATTTGCTACAGGTTTAATGAGTGGAGAAATCAGATTATGGCGTACTTCTGATACTAAACAACTTCGCATTTATAAAGCTCATACTACTTGGGTTTGGACGTTAGCCTTTAGTCCAGATAATAAAACCATCGCTAGTGGTAGTGCGGATCATACCATTAAACTCTGGAATGTAGAAACAGGTAAATGTCTAAATACCCTGAAAGAACATACCAATAAAGTTTATTCAGTAGCATTTAATCCCGATGGTTCTCTTTTAGCTAGTGCTGGTGAAGACAAAACTATTAAACTTTGGAATGTAGAAACAGGAGTTTGTCAGCAAACACTATCTGATCATAATGGCTTGGTGTGGTCTGTCACTTTCCAATCATCTACAACTTCTAATATTACTCCTTTACTGGCCAGTGGCAGTGCTGACAGCACAATTAAGCTGTGGGATATTAATACAGGTAAATGCCTAAAAACGTTAAATGATCATAATAGCGATGTTCACTCTGTAGCTTTTAGTCCTGATGGACAAACATTAGCTAGTGGTAGTGCCGACCAAACCCTGAGACTGTGGGATGTAACTACAGGTCAATGTAGACAAACATTAGAGGGACATAGTAAAAAAGTTTATTCTGTCAGATTCAGTCCTGATGGACAGATCTTAGCTAGTTCCGGTGAAGACAGAACCATTAAACTCTGGGATATGCCACAGGGGGAATGCCTCAAAACCTTACAAGGTCATTTTAGCCAAGTGTGGGCGATCGCCTTTAGTCCTAATGGTGACACTTTAATCAGTTGTAGTGATGACCAAACAGCTAGGTTATGGAACGTAAAAACAGGTGGTTGTTTGAATACCTTACAAGGGTATACCCGTGATGTATATTCAGTAGCATTTAGTCCCAATAGTCAAATTTTGGCTAGTGGACGGGATGACTCTAACATTGGGTTATGGAATTTACAAACGCAAAAATGCCACATTTTGAAGGAACATCAAGGACGAATTCGCTCAGTCGCTTTTCATCCCCAAGGACAAATACTGGCAAGTGGTAGTGCTGACAATACCATCAAACTTTGGGATATCGCAAATATTGATCAAAGCCAATGTATTCAAACTCTCAGAGGACACGATAACTGGGTGTGGACAGTTGCATTTAGTCCCGATGGAAAAACTCTAGTCAGTAGTAGCGAAGACCGCACTGTTCGCATCTGGGACACATCTAGTGGTGAATGTCTCAAAAAAATTGATGCCCATAGTAATTGGGTGTGGACAGTAGCATTT is a window encoding:
- a CDS encoding NB-ARC domain-containing protein — its product is MKIVDNIPQIPDDFIIEVANKHNVSKTELEALLLALKNYAGAEIAQKLNISQPAVRKRLGESYRKLGIEGSGNKKIYNLKQKLFTQYQGTQENVLTSTEDWGEAVDVEGFRGRNEEILELEEWIVGNDTMRCRLVAVLGMGGIGKTVIAAKVAKQVQPKFDYLIWRSLRNAPPLEEILSQLLGFLPSNHTENFLAISENNKILLLIDILRKHKCLIILDNVESVLRSSEGKTQGWAGEYEPGYENYGYFFKKIAEASHDSCLLITSREKPKEVAALEGKNLPVKVLQLNSLKLAEAREILLDKGCTCDDEKLQELVNRYSGNPLALKIVATTVYDLFSNNIAEFLKEMKEASAAYGDIRTLLDTQFNRLSELEQHVMYRLALRREYISLTDIKSDVKNNVKTPDAESKILEIIESLLRRSLIEKEANTSRFGQQSVVMEYINDRYIEQATYDISDINEKKNWSLLMPTP
- a CDS encoding pentapeptide repeat-containing protein; amino-acid sequence: MIRNLQQKSPPTQGYAVGNLINLLRQLQIYKSQSNSQIDLSGRDFSGLTIWQAYLKDVDLKNTSFANADLTGSVFRETMSSIVSVKFSPDGKKFATGLMSGEIRLWRTSDTKQLRIYKAHTTWVWTLAFSPDNKTIASGSADHTIKLWNVETGKCLNTLKEHTNKVYSVAFNPDGSLLASAGEDKTIKLWNVETGVCQQTLSDHNGLVWSVTFQSSTTSNITPLLASGSADSTIKLWDINTGKCLKTLNDHNSDVHSVAFSPDGQTLASGSADQTLRLWDVTTGQCRQTLEGHSKKVYSVRFSPDGQILASSGEDRTIKLWDMPQGECLKTLQGHFSQVWAIAFSPNGDTLISCSDDQTARLWNVKTGGCLNTLQGYTRDVYSVAFSPNSQILASGRDDSNIGLWNLQTQKCHILKEHQGRIRSVAFHPQGQILASGSADNTIKLWDIANIDQSQCIQTLRGHDNWVWTVAFSPDGKTLVSSSEDRTVRIWDTSSGECLKKIDAHSNWVWTVAFHPQGQILASGSADNTIKLWDVTTGECLQTFTDHQNMIWSLAFSPNGEFLASGSEDQTVKLWDLNTNKCTQTLEHDKQVYSVAFSPNGQILASAGADTKVMLWQVSTGNCKEVLTLGHTAAIRSLAFSVDGTLLASGSEDENIQLWNMQTYSRLKLLESERLYEGMNISHITGLTDAEKASLKMLGAVD